The region AAGAGCCCCGGCGATCATTGTAATTTAACGCTTTCTCCAGAAGCGATAGAAATGATGCACCGGGCTGTGGCCGGCGCCGATGGCGAAGCTTTTGCGGATCGCGCGGGTCATGAAAGTCTTCGCGTGGCCCACGGCATGCTCCAGCCTCTCGCCCTTGGCTAGATTCGCCGCGATGGCCGCGGAAAACGTGCAGCCGGTGCCGTGAGTGTTTGTCGTCGGAATTCGTGCGGCGGTGAAGCTCAAGAATTTTTTTCCGTCGTAAAACAAATCGGTCGCCGGACCTTTTCGGTGCCCGCCCTTGATCA is a window of Candidatus Binatia bacterium DNA encoding:
- a CDS encoding bifunctional hydroxymethylpyrimidine kinase/phosphomethylpyrimidine kinase, yielding VDPVMVAKSGDLLLRSEAIEALKSLLIPLAAVVTPNLPEAEQLTGIQGTRQIDVKEAARRIVGMGAKSVVIKGGHRKGPATDLFYDGKKFLSFTAARIPTTNTHGTGCTFSAAIAANLAKGERLEHAVGHAKTFMTRAIRKSFAIGAGHSPVHHFYRFWRKR